The proteins below come from a single Desulfobacterales bacterium genomic window:
- a CDS encoding (Fe-S)-binding protein yields MESALMSPAAASIAGIPTIVFSILIPLIGVAIFAYMMVRRISPLLKAAPDERFCCIGQRLAQTLKIWLAQWRQPRYMQAGIIHIFIFAGFIILGARSIQLVILGFSENFVLPGFSGFFGQIYHVLKDYAATWVLIACVIAAVRRGIIKPARYAVPSRYGKDHTGEAIFVLGLISTLMITESLFEASLVAANSQKGLHAEFPAPLSLAWLYSYMLGGTSQAALQNTHLTAYFIHDLTFFFFLCFLPLGKHFHVVTSLFNVFFMRVEKGNVKPVRYGVSDEQLDDLDSFGVKVFEDFTWKHMLDFYSCADCGRCSDHCPANAVGRPLSPRFISIKGRDYAFKQYPLIGGNGAETKPLIGDIYDEDEIWSCTTCGACEQECPIGIEYIDKMVDLRRGMVDDGLVPQSLQKPLGSLEKRGNPWGKMERKRADWTKPLGEDNGVKILEKGAEAETLYFVDSISSFDDRMQEIARCTAQILTAAEIDFGILGKAEKDSGHEARRFGEEMLYQDLRDQNTEAILHSGVQRIVTADPHAYNALKKDYTELPPAEHISQTVARQVQSGKIQLKAVEDPANIYVYHDACYLGRHNNIYDDPRVAIDAIPGIKRVEMTGNCRDRSFCCGGGGLMLFYEPEEEQRMGVLRVEMAQKSGANVIVTACPFCLVNIEDAIKVSGLEGQMEALDLTELIAQHLSTEDRGQRSDDRDQISDD; encoded by the coding sequence ATGGAATCCGCATTGATGTCACCGGCCGCTGCTTCGATTGCCGGTATTCCGACCATCGTTTTTTCGATCCTCATACCGCTGATCGGTGTTGCCATTTTTGCTTACATGATGGTCCGCCGGATCTCACCTCTGCTCAAGGCAGCGCCTGATGAGCGCTTTTGCTGTATCGGGCAGCGACTCGCTCAGACGCTCAAAATCTGGTTGGCCCAGTGGCGCCAGCCCCGTTATATGCAGGCCGGAATCATTCATATTTTTATTTTTGCAGGCTTCATTATCCTGGGGGCCCGGTCAATCCAACTGGTCATACTGGGTTTTTCCGAAAATTTTGTCTTGCCCGGATTCAGCGGGTTTTTCGGGCAAATCTACCATGTGCTCAAAGATTACGCCGCCACCTGGGTTTTAATTGCCTGCGTAATTGCCGCTGTTCGCCGGGGGATTATTAAACCGGCGCGCTATGCGGTGCCGTCGCGCTACGGAAAAGACCACACCGGCGAGGCGATTTTTGTCCTGGGTTTGATTTCCACCCTGATGATTACCGAAAGCTTATTTGAGGCCAGTCTGGTGGCCGCAAACAGCCAAAAAGGCCTGCATGCTGAATTTCCAGCCCCCCTGAGCCTGGCCTGGTTATACAGCTATATGCTGGGCGGCACGTCCCAGGCGGCCTTGCAGAATACGCATCTGACGGCTTATTTTATTCATGATCTGACTTTTTTCTTTTTTCTGTGCTTTTTACCACTGGGCAAGCATTTCCATGTGGTCACATCGCTTTTCAACGTATTTTTCATGCGGGTTGAAAAGGGAAATGTCAAACCGGTGCGTTATGGTGTTAGCGACGAGCAGCTCGATGATCTGGATTCTTTTGGCGTCAAGGTCTTTGAGGATTTCACCTGGAAACACATGCTTGATTTTTATTCCTGTGCAGATTGCGGCCGTTGCTCCGACCACTGCCCGGCCAATGCCGTTGGTCGCCCTCTTTCGCCGCGTTTTATCTCCATCAAGGGGCGCGATTATGCCTTTAAACAGTATCCCCTGATCGGCGGCAACGGCGCCGAAACCAAACCGCTGATCGGTGATATTTATGATGAGGATGAAATCTGGTCCTGCACCACCTGCGGGGCCTGCGAACAGGAATGCCCAATCGGAATAGAATACATCGATAAAATGGTGGATCTGCGTCGCGGAATGGTCGATGACGGCCTGGTGCCCCAATCGCTGCAAAAGCCGCTGGGCTCACTTGAAAAACGCGGCAATCCCTGGGGAAAGATGGAAAGAAAGCGGGCCGATTGGACCAAACCGCTTGGGGAAGACAATGGTGTAAAGATTCTTGAAAAAGGCGCTGAGGCCGAAACCCTTTATTTTGTGGACAGCATTTCATCGTTTGACGATCGCATGCAGGAAATTGCGCGCTGCACAGCGCAGATTCTGACTGCGGCTGAAATTGATTTTGGCATCCTGGGCAAAGCTGAAAAGGACAGCGGCCATGAAGCCAGACGTTTCGGTGAAGAGATGCTGTATCAGGATTTGCGGGATCAGAATACGGAAGCCATTCTACATTCGGGTGTGCAGCGCATTGTGACTGCTGATCCCCATGCCTACAATGCCTTGAAAAAGGACTATACCGAGCTGCCGCCGGCGGAACACATCAGCCAAACAGTGGCGCGCCAGGTTCAATCCGGTAAAATTCAACTCAAAGCGGTCGAAGATCCCGCTAATATTTACGTCTATCACGATGCCTGCTATCTGGGCCGGCACAACAATATCTACGATGATCCCCGGGTCGCCATTGATGCAATACCGGGCATCAAACGAGTTGAAATGACCGGCAACTGCAGGGATCGATCCTTTTGCTGCGGCGGCGGTGGATTGATGCTTTTTTATGAGCCTGAAGAAGAACAGCGCATGGGCGTGCTGCGGGTGGAAATGGCCCAAAAATCTGGCGCCAATGTGATCGTGACCGCCTGCCCGTTTTGCCTGGTGAATATCGAAGACGCCATTAAAGTCAGCGGTCTGGAAGGGCAAATGGAAGCGCTGGACCTGACCGAGCTCATTGCGCAGCACCTTTCTACAGAGGACAGAGGACAGAGGTCAGATGACAGAGATCAGATATCAGATGACTGA
- a CDS encoding acyl-CoA dehydrogenase, whose amino-acid sequence MPQTIADRRDIDFVLHELLEVDALSAHARYAEFNKKTIDLIISEARNLAVKELLPIRVDGDREGARFDNGRVTVPESFHKAWALFKEGEWVALSDDPKWGGQGMPVTLSLAANDLFIGANFAFMMYPGLTHGAGRLIQTFGTAKQKKLYLKKMFTGEWTGTMLLTEPEAGTDVGALTTTAVKNDDGTYSISGNKIFISSGEHDMAENIIHPVLARIEGAPEGTKGISLFLVPKIRVNDDGSLGEPNDVICTGIEEKMGIHGNATASLSLGSKGNCVGTLLGEENKGMRAMFQMMNEARLLVGLQGLACASTAYIYAVNYARERVQGRHLLNAQNNGAAPVSIIEHPDIRRMLLTMKAYVEGMRSLLYFIGHCEDKYNISDDETEKAKLQGLIDLLIPIAKGYVTDKAFEVCSLGVQVYGGYGYIKEYPMEQLMRDCRITQIYEGTNGIQAMDLLARKIGMHKGKPVMDLLGEIQQALAAAKALPRLEGMAAKVEGAVNKLGEVMLHIGQAAMSVDTRMGAFAHAYSFMEVCGDVVFAWQLLRRATLAAQRLENGARKKDVAFYEGQIKSAEFFTHSVLPISTGKMNVILTANTATIDISEDAFGGK is encoded by the coding sequence ATGCCACAAACGATTGCCGATCGAAGGGACATTGATTTTGTTCTGCATGAACTGCTTGAGGTGGACGCCCTGAGCGCGCACGCGCGCTATGCAGAATTCAATAAAAAAACCATTGACTTGATCATATCTGAAGCCCGCAACCTGGCGGTCAAAGAGCTTTTGCCCATCCGGGTTGATGGTGACCGTGAGGGCGCTCGCTTTGACAATGGCCGCGTCACCGTTCCGGAGTCCTTTCACAAGGCCTGGGCGCTGTTTAAAGAAGGGGAGTGGGTGGCCCTTTCCGATGATCCCAAGTGGGGCGGTCAGGGTATGCCGGTCACCCTGTCTCTGGCGGCCAATGACCTGTTTATCGGCGCCAATTTTGCCTTTATGATGTACCCCGGTCTGACCCATGGGGCCGGCAGGCTGATACAAACATTCGGTACGGCCAAGCAAAAAAAGCTGTATTTAAAAAAGATGTTCACCGGTGAGTGGACCGGCACGATGCTGTTGACCGAACCTGAAGCCGGTACTGATGTGGGGGCGCTGACGACCACCGCAGTTAAAAACGACGATGGCACCTATTCAATTAGCGGCAATAAAATCTTTATATCCTCCGGCGAACACGATATGGCCGAAAACATCATTCATCCAGTGCTGGCCCGTATCGAAGGTGCGCCGGAGGGTACCAAAGGGATCTCCTTGTTTTTGGTCCCCAAGATCCGGGTTAACGATGACGGCAGCCTGGGCGAGCCCAATGATGTGATCTGCACCGGTATCGAGGAAAAAATGGGCATTCACGGTAATGCCACCGCTTCGCTGTCACTGGGCAGCAAGGGCAATTGTGTCGGCACGCTGCTGGGAGAGGAAAACAAAGGCATGCGGGCCATGTTTCAAATGATGAACGAGGCGCGACTGCTGGTCGGTCTGCAGGGCCTGGCCTGCGCCAGCACCGCCTACATCTATGCCGTCAACTATGCGCGCGAGCGGGTGCAGGGCCGCCATCTTTTAAATGCGCAAAACAATGGCGCTGCCCCCGTTTCCATTATCGAGCATCCGGATATTCGGAGAATGCTGCTGACCATGAAAGCCTATGTCGAAGGCATGCGCAGCCTGCTTTATTTTATTGGGCATTGTGAGGACAAATATAACATCAGTGATGATGAGACCGAAAAGGCCAAATTGCAGGGATTGATCGACCTGTTAATCCCCATTGCCAAGGGGTATGTGACCGACAAGGCTTTTGAGGTATGCAGTCTGGGGGTGCAGGTTTACGGTGGCTATGGCTATATCAAAGAGTACCCCATGGAGCAACTGATGCGCGACTGCCGCATTACGCAGATTTATGAAGGCACCAACGGCATTCAGGCCATGGATTTGCTGGCCCGCAAGATTGGCATGCATAAAGGCAAGCCGGTGATGGATCTGTTGGGTGAGATCCAGCAGGCACTGGCGGCTGCCAAAGCGCTTCCACGTCTGGAAGGTATGGCCGCTAAAGTGGAAGGTGCGGTCAATAAGCTGGGAGAGGTGATGTTGCATATCGGCCAGGCAGCCATGTCCGTTGATACCCGCATGGGCGCCTTTGCCCACGCCTATTCGTTTATGGAAGTCTGCGGCGATGTGGTTTTTGCCTGGCAGTTGCTGCGGCGTGCGACCCTGGCGGCCCAAAGGCTGGAAAACGGCGCCCGCAAAAAGGATGTTGCTTTTTACGAAGGTCAGATTAAAAGCGCTGAATTTTTTACACATTCCGTTTTACCGATCAGTACCGGCAAAATGAATGTGATTCTGACAGCCAACACCGCCACCATCGATATTTCGGAAGATGCTTTTGGGGGTAAGTAA